From one Candidatus Chromulinivorax destructor genomic stretch:
- a CDS encoding DNA double-strand break repair nuclease NurA: MLDKSKIVAALQGASKDLFVGFIQEVDIVSKVWEKIATDDTFLAKVHARKQPILVPLWKGLLGIVFDITLQTSNYSVLSVDGSQIYYDKHQGPPCFLINIGFIQLRYGLSGKAVAYGSHPILTTQLGAENDYGSPDFVNMQRESHEFIAAFEQMKQLQTELGSHDSVCLFDGSLIFFHLDTKDMELKEQFLDEYCQVLQKFHDHNMLVAGYMSLPRTKELVNLCKLELAQFDAATLEHTSLIDRLTDVDIVDLYLKKGQRSIIFKSLASISYLYPENLKPYFCYLHVGSEIVRLEFPAWIALSDELVNKVCSIAFDQAQKGHGYPVCLFEAHEQAVIKSIDREFFYRMIEKLSQKQAKSYLISQKSIKKQQPIL; this comes from the coding sequence ATGTTAGATAAATCAAAAATAGTTGCAGCCTTGCAAGGAGCATCTAAAGATCTTTTTGTTGGATTTATCCAAGAAGTCGATATTGTTAGTAAGGTTTGGGAAAAAATAGCTACTGATGATACGTTTTTAGCAAAAGTTCATGCTCGTAAACAGCCTATTTTGGTTCCATTGTGGAAAGGGTTGCTTGGTATAGTTTTTGACATTACACTGCAGACATCAAACTATTCAGTTCTTTCTGTTGATGGTTCTCAAATATATTATGATAAACATCAAGGGCCACCATGCTTTTTAATTAATATTGGTTTTATTCAATTGCGTTATGGCCTTTCTGGTAAAGCCGTTGCGTATGGTTCTCATCCTATTTTAACAACACAGCTAGGCGCTGAAAATGATTATGGTTCACCAGATTTTGTAAACATGCAGCGAGAATCTCATGAATTTATAGCAGCTTTTGAGCAGATGAAGCAACTACAAACTGAACTTGGATCACATGATTCAGTTTGTTTATTTGATGGATCCCTTATATTTTTTCATCTTGATACCAAAGACATGGAATTAAAAGAACAATTTTTAGATGAATATTGTCAGGTTCTACAAAAGTTTCATGATCACAATATGCTGGTAGCAGGGTACATGAGTTTGCCTCGGACAAAAGAGCTTGTTAATTTATGTAAATTAGAATTAGCTCAGTTTGATGCTGCAACACTTGAGCATACTTCATTAATAGACCGTCTTACTGACGTTGATATTGTAGATTTATATCTTAAAAAAGGTCAACGATCAATAATTTTTAAGAGCTTAGCGTCAATTAGTTATTTATATCCAGAAAATTTAAAACCTTATTTTTGTTATCTGCATGTAGGGAGCGAAATAGTTCGTCTTGAGTTTCCTGCATGGATTGCTTTATCAGATGAGTTAGTTAATAAAGTGTGTTCAATTGCATTTGACCAAGCTCAAAAAGGGCATGGCTATCCAGTTTGTTTATTTGAAGCCCATGAACAGGCTGTTATTAAGTCAATTGATCGTGAATTTTTTTATCGAATGATCGAAAAATTAAGTCAAAAACAAGCGAAAAGTTATCTGATTTCTCAAAAAAGTATAAAAAAACAGCAACCAATATTGTAG